The Megalobrama amblycephala isolate DHTTF-2021 linkage group LG20, ASM1881202v1, whole genome shotgun sequence genome includes a window with the following:
- the jakmip3 gene encoding janus kinase and microtubule-interacting protein 3 isoform X5 yields the protein MSKKAPSGRGKGERPDAMAALQAANEELRAKLTEIQIELQQEKTKVSKLEREKSQEVRHEQHKSTVVVTELKSKLHEEKLRELHGVRETLLRQHESELVRVIKIKDGEIQRLQALVSALRDGSTDKVKSALMAEAQEESRRSFAVERMRMQQEISELKGVKRQMEEALSVAVQADKIKAAEIRSVYHLHQEEINRIKRECEREIRRLQLDEKDARRFQLKIAELSAIIRKLEDRNALLSEERNELLKRLREAECQYKPLLDKNKRLSRKNEELAHALRRMENKLHFVTQENIEMREKAGTIRRPSSLNDLDLSQEEREIEFLRLQVLEQQNIIDDLSRALETAGYVKSVIERDMLLRYRRQDSLRRKKPFRTCRPVVETFFGYDEEGSIDSDGSSISYHTDRTPCTPDDDLEEGMLKEETELRFRQLTMEYQALQRAYALLQEQVGGTFDAEKEVKTREQLQSELIRYQTRIADLECVLSHQGQDMKWIEEKQALYKRNQELVEKIKNMEMDETRLKNEIQDAKDQNELLEFRILELEERERRSPAINFQNIHFAEGMSPLQIYCEAEGVTDIAITELMKKLDILGDNAVSNLTNEEQVVVIHARTVLTLAEKWLEQIEVTKSALQQKMLDIESEKDLFSKQKGYLDEELDYRKQSLDQAHKRILELEAMLFDALQREETGGKVSEMLTEQDRDSLREAVDQWKRQVLSELRERDAQILRERMELLQHAQARIKELEEWIETQKRQIKELEEKPSFFGRSSSRQQEMVSSDQWTLASLKCSSDQSRSDTRAIRGPSDLLCADTRLQTVHINSGTWKWNMVVLEAASLWKPDGMRDVTLKTLPPTVYTQSALVPGGKSV from the exons GTCAGTAAGCTGGAAAGGGAGAAGTCTCAGGAGGTCCGTCATGAGCAGCACAAATCCACGGTGGTGGTGACTGAGTTAAAATCCAAACTACACGAGGAGAAACTTCGGGAACTCCACGGCGTTCGGGAAACACTCCTTCGTCAGCACGAGTCCGAACTGGTACGGGTCATTAAGATCAAAGACGGAGAGATCCAGAGACTTCAGGCGCTCGTCAGTGCTCTCAGAGATGGATCCACCGATAAG GTGAAGTCTGCGCTGATGGCGGAGGCTCAAGAGGAGTCCAGGAGGAGTTTTGCAGTGGAGCGCATGCGAATGCAGCAGgagatctcagagctgaagggGGTGAAAAGGCAAATGGAGGAGGCATTAAGCGTGGCTGTGCAAGCCGACAAGATCAAAGCCGCCGAGATCCGCAGCGTCTACCATCTCCACCAGGAGGAAATCAACCGCATCAAGAGAGAGTGTGAAAGAGAGATCCGCAGACTG CAGTTGGATGAGAAGGATGCTCGACGTTTTCAACTGAAAATTGCAGAACTGAGTGCTATTATCCGCAAACTAGAGGACCGTAACGCACTGCTGTCAGAGGAACGCAATGAACTG TTAAAGCGTCTCCGTGAAGCTGAGTGCCAGTATAAGCCGTTACTGGACAAGAACAAGCGTCTCAGCCGCAAAAATGAGGAACTGGCTCATGCATTGAGACGCATGGAGAACAAACTGCACTTCGTCACTCAGGAGAACATTGAAATG CGGGAGAAGGCCGGGACGATACGTCGGCCCAGTTCTCTGAACGATCTGGATCTGAGTCAAGAGGAGAGAGAGATTGAGTTTCTGAGACTACAAGTGCTGGAACAACAGAACATAATCGACGATCTGTCCAGG GCGCTGGAAACCGCTGGATATGTGAAGAGTGTGATA GAGAGAGACATGCTGCTGAGATACAGGAGACAGGACAGCCTGCGGAGAAAGAAGCCCTTCAGAACCTGTAGG CCGGTGGTGGAGACATTTTTTGGCTATGATGAGGAAGGCTCTATAGACTCGGACGGCTCCTCCATTTCCTACCACACAGACCGAACGCCCTGCACACCAGACGATGACCTTGAAGAG GGAATGCTAAAGGAGGAGACAGAGCTGCGATTCCGTCAGCTGACGATGGAGTATCAGGCTCTTCAGCGTGCTTACGCTCTCCTGCAGGAGCAGGTGGGAGGAACGTTTGATGCAGAGAAAGAGGTCAAG ACTCGAGAGCAGCTTCAGTCCGAACTGATTCGGTACCAGACCAGAATAGCAGATCTGGAGTGTGTTCTGAGTCATCAGGGACAG gACATGAAGTGGATTGAGGAGAAACAGGCTTTGTACAAACGCAACCAAGAGCTTGTAGAAAAG ATTAAAAATATGGAGATGGATGAGACACGactgaaaaatgaaattcaggATGCAAAAGACCAAAACGAACTCTTGGAGTTCAGAATTCTTGAGCTTGAA gaaagagagagaagatCTCCAGCCATAAACTTCcagaacattcattttgccGAGGGCATGAGTCCCCTACAGATCTACTGTGAGGCCGAAGGTGTTACT GATATTGCGATCACAGAGCTGATGAAGAAGCTCGATATTCTGGGGGATAACGCCGTAAGT AATCTGACCAATGAGGAGCAGGTGGTGGTTATTCATGCCAGAACGGTATTAACTTTAGCAGAGAAG TGGTTAGAGCAAATCGAAGTCACCAAATCAGCGTTACAGCAGAAAATGTTGGACATTGAAAGTGAAAAG GACCTCTTTAGCAAACAGAAAGGATATTTAGACGAGGAATTAGACTACAGAAAGCAGTCTTTGGATCAAGCACATAAG CGTATCCTCGAGTTGGAGGCGATGCTGTTTGACGCGTTGCAGCGGGAAGAGACGGGTGGTAAGGTGTCCGAGATGCTGACGGAGCAGGACCGTGATTCGCTGCGGGAAGCTGTCGATCAGTGGAAGAGGCAGGTCTTGAGTGAATTACGAGAGCGAGATGCGCAGATACTCAGAGAGAGGATGGAACTGCTGCAACATGCTCAAGCG AGGATAAAAGAGCTGGAAGAGTGGATAGAGACACAGAAACGACAGATAAAGGAATTAGAAGAAAAG ccTTCATTCTTTGGTCGTAGCTCTTCCAGGCAGCAGGAAATGGTGTCATCAGATCAGTGGACCCTG GCCTCACTCAAGTGTTCTTCCGATCAGAGCAGGAGTGACACACGTGCCATCAGGGGTCCCAGCGATCTCCTCTGTGCTGATACGAGACTTCAAACTGTTCACATCAACTCTGGAACATGGAAATGGAATATG GTGGTGCTGGAGGCTGCTTCCCTTTGGAAGCCTGATGGAATGAGAGATGTTACGTTAAAAACCCTTCCTCCCACTGTTTACACTCAATCTGCTTTGGTTCCCGGTGGCAAAAGTGTTTGA
- the jakmip3 gene encoding janus kinase and microtubule-interacting protein 3 isoform X4, translating into MSKKAPSGRGKGERPDAMAALQAANEELRAKLTEIQIELQQEKTKVSKLEREKSQEVRHEQHKSTVVVTELKSKLHEEKLRELHGVRETLLRQHESELVRVIKIKDGEIQRLQALVSALRDGSTDKVKSALMAEAQEESRRSFAVERMRMQQEISELKGVKRQMEEALSVAVQADKIKAAEIRSVYHLHQEEINRIKRECEREIRRLMDEIKLKERAVCGLERELSAQAGHTWKLQQQKQAVDTQLALLRDSSPRREGPYSPVAGDAAENAANPQLDEKDARRFQLKIAELSAIIRKLEDRNALLSEERNELLKRLREAECQYKPLLDKNKRLSRKNEELAHALRRMENKLHFVTQENIEMREKAGTIRRPSSLNDLDLSQEEREIEFLRLQVLEQQNIIDDLSRALETAGYVKSVIERDMLLRYRRQDSLRRKKPFRTCRPVVETFFGYDEEGSIDSDGSSISYHTDRTPCTPDDDLEEGMLKEETELRFRQLTMEYQALQRAYALLQEQVGGTFDAEKEVKTREQLQSELIRYQTRIADLECVLSHQGQDMKWIEEKQALYKRNQELVEKIKNMEMDETRLKNEIQDAKDQNELLEFRILELEERERRSPAINFQNIHFAEGMSPLQIYCEAEGVTDIAITELMKKLDILGDNANLTNEEQVVVIHARTVLTLAEKWLEQIEVTKSALQQKMLDIESEKDLFSKQKGYLDEELDYRKQSLDQAHKRILELEAMLFDALQREETGGKVSEMLTEQDRDSLREAVDQWKRQVLSELRERDAQILRERMELLQHAQARIKELEEWIETQKRQIKELEEKPSFFGRSSSRQQEMVSSDQWTLASLKCSSDQSRSDTRAIRGPSDLLCADTRLQTVHINSGTWKWNMVVLEAASLWKPDGMRDVTLKTLPPTVYTQSALVPGGKSV; encoded by the exons GTCAGTAAGCTGGAAAGGGAGAAGTCTCAGGAGGTCCGTCATGAGCAGCACAAATCCACGGTGGTGGTGACTGAGTTAAAATCCAAACTACACGAGGAGAAACTTCGGGAACTCCACGGCGTTCGGGAAACACTCCTTCGTCAGCACGAGTCCGAACTGGTACGGGTCATTAAGATCAAAGACGGAGAGATCCAGAGACTTCAGGCGCTCGTCAGTGCTCTCAGAGATGGATCCACCGATAAG GTGAAGTCTGCGCTGATGGCGGAGGCTCAAGAGGAGTCCAGGAGGAGTTTTGCAGTGGAGCGCATGCGAATGCAGCAGgagatctcagagctgaagggGGTGAAAAGGCAAATGGAGGAGGCATTAAGCGTGGCTGTGCAAGCCGACAAGATCAAAGCCGCCGAGATCCGCAGCGTCTACCATCTCCACCAGGAGGAAATCAACCGCATCAAGAGAGAGTGTGAAAGAGAGATCCGCAGACTG ATGGATGAGATTAAACTAAAGGAGCGCGCGGTCTGTGGGCTGGAGAGAGAGCTCAGCGCTCAGGCGGGCCACACGTGGAAACTGCAGCAGCAGAAACAGGCTGTAGACACTCAGCTGGCCCTGCTGCGAGACTCCAGCCCCAGACGAGAGGGCCCTTATTCACCCGTTGCAGGAGACGCAGCAGAGAACGCAGCTAACCCT CAGTTGGATGAGAAGGATGCTCGACGTTTTCAACTGAAAATTGCAGAACTGAGTGCTATTATCCGCAAACTAGAGGACCGTAACGCACTGCTGTCAGAGGAACGCAATGAACTG TTAAAGCGTCTCCGTGAAGCTGAGTGCCAGTATAAGCCGTTACTGGACAAGAACAAGCGTCTCAGCCGCAAAAATGAGGAACTGGCTCATGCATTGAGACGCATGGAGAACAAACTGCACTTCGTCACTCAGGAGAACATTGAAATG CGGGAGAAGGCCGGGACGATACGTCGGCCCAGTTCTCTGAACGATCTGGATCTGAGTCAAGAGGAGAGAGAGATTGAGTTTCTGAGACTACAAGTGCTGGAACAACAGAACATAATCGACGATCTGTCCAGG GCGCTGGAAACCGCTGGATATGTGAAGAGTGTGATA GAGAGAGACATGCTGCTGAGATACAGGAGACAGGACAGCCTGCGGAGAAAGAAGCCCTTCAGAACCTGTAGG CCGGTGGTGGAGACATTTTTTGGCTATGATGAGGAAGGCTCTATAGACTCGGACGGCTCCTCCATTTCCTACCACACAGACCGAACGCCCTGCACACCAGACGATGACCTTGAAGAG GGAATGCTAAAGGAGGAGACAGAGCTGCGATTCCGTCAGCTGACGATGGAGTATCAGGCTCTTCAGCGTGCTTACGCTCTCCTGCAGGAGCAGGTGGGAGGAACGTTTGATGCAGAGAAAGAGGTCAAG ACTCGAGAGCAGCTTCAGTCCGAACTGATTCGGTACCAGACCAGAATAGCAGATCTGGAGTGTGTTCTGAGTCATCAGGGACAG gACATGAAGTGGATTGAGGAGAAACAGGCTTTGTACAAACGCAACCAAGAGCTTGTAGAAAAG ATTAAAAATATGGAGATGGATGAGACACGactgaaaaatgaaattcaggATGCAAAAGACCAAAACGAACTCTTGGAGTTCAGAATTCTTGAGCTTGAA gaaagagagagaagatCTCCAGCCATAAACTTCcagaacattcattttgccGAGGGCATGAGTCCCCTACAGATCTACTGTGAGGCCGAAGGTGTTACT GATATTGCGATCACAGAGCTGATGAAGAAGCTCGATATTCTGGGGGATAACGCC AATCTGACCAATGAGGAGCAGGTGGTGGTTATTCATGCCAGAACGGTATTAACTTTAGCAGAGAAG TGGTTAGAGCAAATCGAAGTCACCAAATCAGCGTTACAGCAGAAAATGTTGGACATTGAAAGTGAAAAG GACCTCTTTAGCAAACAGAAAGGATATTTAGACGAGGAATTAGACTACAGAAAGCAGTCTTTGGATCAAGCACATAAG CGTATCCTCGAGTTGGAGGCGATGCTGTTTGACGCGTTGCAGCGGGAAGAGACGGGTGGTAAGGTGTCCGAGATGCTGACGGAGCAGGACCGTGATTCGCTGCGGGAAGCTGTCGATCAGTGGAAGAGGCAGGTCTTGAGTGAATTACGAGAGCGAGATGCGCAGATACTCAGAGAGAGGATGGAACTGCTGCAACATGCTCAAGCG AGGATAAAAGAGCTGGAAGAGTGGATAGAGACACAGAAACGACAGATAAAGGAATTAGAAGAAAAG ccTTCATTCTTTGGTCGTAGCTCTTCCAGGCAGCAGGAAATGGTGTCATCAGATCAGTGGACCCTG GCCTCACTCAAGTGTTCTTCCGATCAGAGCAGGAGTGACACACGTGCCATCAGGGGTCCCAGCGATCTCCTCTGTGCTGATACGAGACTTCAAACTGTTCACATCAACTCTGGAACATGGAAATGGAATATG GTGGTGCTGGAGGCTGCTTCCCTTTGGAAGCCTGATGGAATGAGAGATGTTACGTTAAAAACCCTTCCTCCCACTGTTTACACTCAATCTGCTTTGGTTCCCGGTGGCAAAAGTGTTTGA
- the jakmip3 gene encoding janus kinase and microtubule-interacting protein 3 isoform X10, with product MSKKAPSGRGKGERPDAMAALQAANEELRAKLTEIQIELQQEKTKVSKLEREKSQEVRHEQHKSTVVVTELKSKLHEEKLRELHGVRETLLRQHESELVRVIKIKDGEIQRLQALVSALRDGSTDKVKSALMAEAQEESRRSFAVERMRMQQEISELKGVKRQMEEALSVAVQADKIKAAEIRSVYHLHQEEINRIKRECEREIRRLQLDEKDARRFQLKIAELSAIIRKLEDRNALLSEERNELLKRLREAECQYKPLLDKNKRLSRKNEELAHALRRMENKLHFVTQENIEMREKAGTIRRPSSLNDLDLSQEEREIEFLRLQVLEQQNIIDDLSRALETAGYVKSVIERDMLLRYRRQDSLRRKKPFRTCRPVVETFFGYDEEGSIDSDGSSISYHTDRTPCTPDDDLEEGMLKEETELRFRQLTMEYQALQRAYALLQEQVGGTFDAEKEVKTREQLQSELIRYQTRIADLECVLSHQGQDMKWIEEKQALYKRNQELVEKIKNMEMDETRLKNEIQDAKDQNELLEFRILELEERERRSPAINFQNIHFAEGMSPLQIYCEAEGVTDIAITELMKKLDILGDNANLTNEEQVVVIHARTVLTLAEKWLEQIEVTKSALQQKMLDIESEKDLFSKQKGYLDEELDYRKQSLDQAHKRILELEAMLFDALQREETGGKVSEMLTEQDRDSLREAVDQWKRQVLSELRERDAQILRERMELLQHAQARIKELEEWIETQKRQIKELEEKFLFLFLFFSLAFILWS from the exons GTCAGTAAGCTGGAAAGGGAGAAGTCTCAGGAGGTCCGTCATGAGCAGCACAAATCCACGGTGGTGGTGACTGAGTTAAAATCCAAACTACACGAGGAGAAACTTCGGGAACTCCACGGCGTTCGGGAAACACTCCTTCGTCAGCACGAGTCCGAACTGGTACGGGTCATTAAGATCAAAGACGGAGAGATCCAGAGACTTCAGGCGCTCGTCAGTGCTCTCAGAGATGGATCCACCGATAAG GTGAAGTCTGCGCTGATGGCGGAGGCTCAAGAGGAGTCCAGGAGGAGTTTTGCAGTGGAGCGCATGCGAATGCAGCAGgagatctcagagctgaagggGGTGAAAAGGCAAATGGAGGAGGCATTAAGCGTGGCTGTGCAAGCCGACAAGATCAAAGCCGCCGAGATCCGCAGCGTCTACCATCTCCACCAGGAGGAAATCAACCGCATCAAGAGAGAGTGTGAAAGAGAGATCCGCAGACTG CAGTTGGATGAGAAGGATGCTCGACGTTTTCAACTGAAAATTGCAGAACTGAGTGCTATTATCCGCAAACTAGAGGACCGTAACGCACTGCTGTCAGAGGAACGCAATGAACTG TTAAAGCGTCTCCGTGAAGCTGAGTGCCAGTATAAGCCGTTACTGGACAAGAACAAGCGTCTCAGCCGCAAAAATGAGGAACTGGCTCATGCATTGAGACGCATGGAGAACAAACTGCACTTCGTCACTCAGGAGAACATTGAAATG CGGGAGAAGGCCGGGACGATACGTCGGCCCAGTTCTCTGAACGATCTGGATCTGAGTCAAGAGGAGAGAGAGATTGAGTTTCTGAGACTACAAGTGCTGGAACAACAGAACATAATCGACGATCTGTCCAGG GCGCTGGAAACCGCTGGATATGTGAAGAGTGTGATA GAGAGAGACATGCTGCTGAGATACAGGAGACAGGACAGCCTGCGGAGAAAGAAGCCCTTCAGAACCTGTAGG CCGGTGGTGGAGACATTTTTTGGCTATGATGAGGAAGGCTCTATAGACTCGGACGGCTCCTCCATTTCCTACCACACAGACCGAACGCCCTGCACACCAGACGATGACCTTGAAGAG GGAATGCTAAAGGAGGAGACAGAGCTGCGATTCCGTCAGCTGACGATGGAGTATCAGGCTCTTCAGCGTGCTTACGCTCTCCTGCAGGAGCAGGTGGGAGGAACGTTTGATGCAGAGAAAGAGGTCAAG ACTCGAGAGCAGCTTCAGTCCGAACTGATTCGGTACCAGACCAGAATAGCAGATCTGGAGTGTGTTCTGAGTCATCAGGGACAG gACATGAAGTGGATTGAGGAGAAACAGGCTTTGTACAAACGCAACCAAGAGCTTGTAGAAAAG ATTAAAAATATGGAGATGGATGAGACACGactgaaaaatgaaattcaggATGCAAAAGACCAAAACGAACTCTTGGAGTTCAGAATTCTTGAGCTTGAA gaaagagagagaagatCTCCAGCCATAAACTTCcagaacattcattttgccGAGGGCATGAGTCCCCTACAGATCTACTGTGAGGCCGAAGGTGTTACT GATATTGCGATCACAGAGCTGATGAAGAAGCTCGATATTCTGGGGGATAACGCC AATCTGACCAATGAGGAGCAGGTGGTGGTTATTCATGCCAGAACGGTATTAACTTTAGCAGAGAAG TGGTTAGAGCAAATCGAAGTCACCAAATCAGCGTTACAGCAGAAAATGTTGGACATTGAAAGTGAAAAG GACCTCTTTAGCAAACAGAAAGGATATTTAGACGAGGAATTAGACTACAGAAAGCAGTCTTTGGATCAAGCACATAAG CGTATCCTCGAGTTGGAGGCGATGCTGTTTGACGCGTTGCAGCGGGAAGAGACGGGTGGTAAGGTGTCCGAGATGCTGACGGAGCAGGACCGTGATTCGCTGCGGGAAGCTGTCGATCAGTGGAAGAGGCAGGTCTTGAGTGAATTACGAGAGCGAGATGCGCAGATACTCAGAGAGAGGATGGAACTGCTGCAACATGCTCAAGCG AGGATAAAAGAGCTGGAAGAGTGGATAGAGACACAGAAACGACAGATAAAGGAATTAGAAGAAAAG tttttatttttatttttatttttttctttagccTTCATTCTTTGGTCGTAG
- the jakmip3 gene encoding janus kinase and microtubule-interacting protein 3 isoform X6, with the protein MSKKAPSGRGKGERPDAMAALQAANEELRAKLTEIQIELQQEKTKVSKLEREKSQEVRHEQHKSTVVVTELKSKLHEEKLRELHGVRETLLRQHESELVRVIKIKDGEIQRLQALVSALRDGSTDKVKSALMAEAQEESRRSFAVERMRMQQEISELKGVKRQMEEALSVAVQADKIKAAEIRSVYHLHQEEINRIKRECEREIRRLMDEIKLKERAVCGLERELSAQAGHTWKLQQQKQAVDTQLALLRDSSPRREGPYSPVAGDAAENAANPMQQLDEKDARRFQLKIAELSAIIRKLEDRNALLSEERNELLKRLREAECQYKPLLDKNKRLSRKNEELAHALRRMENKLHFVTQENIEMREKAGTIRRPSSLNDLDLSQEEREIEFLRLQVLEQQNIIDDLSRALETAGYVKSVIERDMLLRYRRQDSLRRKKPFRTCRPVVETFFGYDEEGSIDSDGSSISYHTDRTPCTPDDDLEEGMLKEETELRFRQLTMEYQALQRAYALLQEQVGGTFDAEKEVKTREQLQSELIRYQTRIADLECVLSHQGQDMKWIEEKQALYKRNQELVEKIKNMEMDETRLKNEIQDAKDQNELLEFRILELEERERRSPAINFQNIHFAEGMSPLQIYCEAEGVTDIAITELMKKLDILGDNAVSNLTNEEQVVVIHARTVLTLAEKWLEQIEVTKSALQQKMLDIESEKDLFSKQKGYLDEELDYRKQSLDQAHKRILELEAMLFDALQREETGGKVSEMLTEQDRDSLREAVDQWKRQVLSELRERDAQILRERMELLQHAQARIKELEEWIETQKRQIKELEEKFLFLFLFFSLAFILWS; encoded by the exons GTCAGTAAGCTGGAAAGGGAGAAGTCTCAGGAGGTCCGTCATGAGCAGCACAAATCCACGGTGGTGGTGACTGAGTTAAAATCCAAACTACACGAGGAGAAACTTCGGGAACTCCACGGCGTTCGGGAAACACTCCTTCGTCAGCACGAGTCCGAACTGGTACGGGTCATTAAGATCAAAGACGGAGAGATCCAGAGACTTCAGGCGCTCGTCAGTGCTCTCAGAGATGGATCCACCGATAAG GTGAAGTCTGCGCTGATGGCGGAGGCTCAAGAGGAGTCCAGGAGGAGTTTTGCAGTGGAGCGCATGCGAATGCAGCAGgagatctcagagctgaagggGGTGAAAAGGCAAATGGAGGAGGCATTAAGCGTGGCTGTGCAAGCCGACAAGATCAAAGCCGCCGAGATCCGCAGCGTCTACCATCTCCACCAGGAGGAAATCAACCGCATCAAGAGAGAGTGTGAAAGAGAGATCCGCAGACTG ATGGATGAGATTAAACTAAAGGAGCGCGCGGTCTGTGGGCTGGAGAGAGAGCTCAGCGCTCAGGCGGGCCACACGTGGAAACTGCAGCAGCAGAAACAGGCTGTAGACACTCAGCTGGCCCTGCTGCGAGACTCCAGCCCCAGACGAGAGGGCCCTTATTCACCCGTTGCAGGAGACGCAGCAGAGAACGCAGCTAACCCT ATGCAGCAGTTGGATGAGAAGGATGCTCGACGTTTTCAACTGAAAATTGCAGAACTGAGTGCTATTATCCGCAAACTAGAGGACCGTAACGCACTGCTGTCAGAGGAACGCAATGAACTG TTAAAGCGTCTCCGTGAAGCTGAGTGCCAGTATAAGCCGTTACTGGACAAGAACAAGCGTCTCAGCCGCAAAAATGAGGAACTGGCTCATGCATTGAGACGCATGGAGAACAAACTGCACTTCGTCACTCAGGAGAACATTGAAATG CGGGAGAAGGCCGGGACGATACGTCGGCCCAGTTCTCTGAACGATCTGGATCTGAGTCAAGAGGAGAGAGAGATTGAGTTTCTGAGACTACAAGTGCTGGAACAACAGAACATAATCGACGATCTGTCCAGG GCGCTGGAAACCGCTGGATATGTGAAGAGTGTGATA GAGAGAGACATGCTGCTGAGATACAGGAGACAGGACAGCCTGCGGAGAAAGAAGCCCTTCAGAACCTGTAGG CCGGTGGTGGAGACATTTTTTGGCTATGATGAGGAAGGCTCTATAGACTCGGACGGCTCCTCCATTTCCTACCACACAGACCGAACGCCCTGCACACCAGACGATGACCTTGAAGAG GGAATGCTAAAGGAGGAGACAGAGCTGCGATTCCGTCAGCTGACGATGGAGTATCAGGCTCTTCAGCGTGCTTACGCTCTCCTGCAGGAGCAGGTGGGAGGAACGTTTGATGCAGAGAAAGAGGTCAAG ACTCGAGAGCAGCTTCAGTCCGAACTGATTCGGTACCAGACCAGAATAGCAGATCTGGAGTGTGTTCTGAGTCATCAGGGACAG gACATGAAGTGGATTGAGGAGAAACAGGCTTTGTACAAACGCAACCAAGAGCTTGTAGAAAAG ATTAAAAATATGGAGATGGATGAGACACGactgaaaaatgaaattcaggATGCAAAAGACCAAAACGAACTCTTGGAGTTCAGAATTCTTGAGCTTGAA gaaagagagagaagatCTCCAGCCATAAACTTCcagaacattcattttgccGAGGGCATGAGTCCCCTACAGATCTACTGTGAGGCCGAAGGTGTTACT GATATTGCGATCACAGAGCTGATGAAGAAGCTCGATATTCTGGGGGATAACGCCGTAAGT AATCTGACCAATGAGGAGCAGGTGGTGGTTATTCATGCCAGAACGGTATTAACTTTAGCAGAGAAG TGGTTAGAGCAAATCGAAGTCACCAAATCAGCGTTACAGCAGAAAATGTTGGACATTGAAAGTGAAAAG GACCTCTTTAGCAAACAGAAAGGATATTTAGACGAGGAATTAGACTACAGAAAGCAGTCTTTGGATCAAGCACATAAG CGTATCCTCGAGTTGGAGGCGATGCTGTTTGACGCGTTGCAGCGGGAAGAGACGGGTGGTAAGGTGTCCGAGATGCTGACGGAGCAGGACCGTGATTCGCTGCGGGAAGCTGTCGATCAGTGGAAGAGGCAGGTCTTGAGTGAATTACGAGAGCGAGATGCGCAGATACTCAGAGAGAGGATGGAACTGCTGCAACATGCTCAAGCG AGGATAAAAGAGCTGGAAGAGTGGATAGAGACACAGAAACGACAGATAAAGGAATTAGAAGAAAAG tttttatttttatttttatttttttctttagccTTCATTCTTTGGTCGTAG